Below is a genomic region from Prochlorococcus marinus str. MIT 0918.
ATTTGTGTCTTTAATAAATTTGCCCTTTGCCCTACAACAGGCCGTTCTGATTTACTTAAACCGGCCATAGAACCTAGAATCTTGGACAAACGACCTTTCTTGCCAAGTAAATGAATTCGGAGTCGTTCTAAAGACTCAGCATCACTTAAATTAGAAATATCTTGTTCAGCTTCTTTTTCTAACCTCGCAAGGTCTGAATTTAGTTGATCAAGAGAAACGTTATTACTCACAGGGGGAAGAGACTCAATAGAAATTTTAAATCAATCATGGTGACTAATTTTGACAAAAAACGAAATTCATCAATGACTTCTTTGAAAATTTTAATTAGTAATGATGATGGAGTCTTTGCTAAAGGTATAAGAACTCTTGCTATTGCAGCCGCAAATCGGGGGCATAAAGTCACAGTTGTTTGTCCTGATCAAGAAAGATCAGCAACAGGCCATGGACTTACATTGCAAGCTCCTATACGAGCAGAAAAAGCTAATGAATTATTTGATCATTCTATCCAAGCCTGGGGTTGCAATGGAACGCCAGCAGATTGTGTGAAGCTTGCTCTAAATGAAATCTTAGAGGAGAAACCTGATCTAATTCTTTCAGGCATAAATCATGGGCCTAATTTAGGTACAGATATTTTCTGCTCTGGCACAGTAGCTGCAGCACTGGAAGGAACACTAGTAGGCATTCCTTCTCTTGCTGTAAGTGTTGCAAGTTTTCAATGGCGACACTTTGATTTTGCAGGAGATTTAGCATTAAAGATTGCAGAAAAAGCCTTAAATCAATTTTGGCCTGAGAATCTACTTCTAAATTTAAATGTCCCACCATGCAATCCATCAGAAATGGGAAATTTAGCCTGGACTAGACTTTCAATTAGACAATATCAAGAACAATTTAGTAAACGAAAAGACCCCAGAGGTAATACCTACTATTGGATGGCTGGTGAAGCAGTGAAAGATTTAAAATCTGCAGGTGATGGCCCTATTGAGTGGCCAAGCGATGTCTCTCAAATAGAATCCCAATCCCCTTCTTTAACTCCTATACAACCAGATTTATTCTGGAGAGGGAATATATCTGAGTTACCAAAGTTATTAATATAAAATTTATTTAACGCGATAAATCCTTTGAAGTAACCAAAGAGAAAAAATCAATCCAATTAAATGAGCAAATAAAACCTGTGTATTACTTAACACTGAAAGCATTTCCAAAGACGTAATAGGATAATTTTCCATTGATCTCATTCCAGCTCCTATCGAAATACCTGGCGCTTGCATTGAAGCCTGAACAAACAATGCACCTGCTAAAGATTGATAACCAACTGAAGAAAAAACTAATCCTAAAAGATCTACAAATACTCCTCTTTTTAACAACCGACTTGTTTCACCTCTACTTGGACGAGCAGGAGTATTAATGGCCCTACCAGTACGAACTATCAACCATCCCTGCCAAAGACTGTATAACAATAATAGGAAAGACAAACTGGTCAATGACAAACCAGGCCCTAATCCCAAAGCTCTCTCAGAATTTCTAGCCAAGCTGCTTCCTACATTGTTAAAAAGCAACACCCCTACTACAACAACTCCAAGTACTGTTTGGATCCAAAACCGGATCCAACCAATTCGACGCATGCCTAAAGCAAGCAAAGGGAAATCGGGCTGGTCAGCCATTACAAAAACATGGGCAGTAATTCAAACTTGCCA
It encodes:
- the surE gene encoding 5'/3'-nucleotidase SurE — encoded protein: MTSLKILISNDDGVFAKGIRTLAIAAANRGHKVTVVCPDQERSATGHGLTLQAPIRAEKANELFDHSIQAWGCNGTPADCVKLALNEILEEKPDLILSGINHGPNLGTDIFCSGTVAAALEGTLVGIPSLAVSVASFQWRHFDFAGDLALKIAEKALNQFWPENLLLNLNVPPCNPSEMGNLAWTRLSIRQYQEQFSKRKDPRGNTYYWMAGEAVKDLKSAGDGPIEWPSDVSQIESQSPSLTPIQPDLFWRGNISELPKLLI
- a CDS encoding DUF3611 family protein, translating into MADQPDFPLLALGMRRIGWIRFWIQTVLGVVVVGVLLFNNVGSSLARNSERALGLGPGLSLTSLSFLLLLYSLWQGWLIVRTGRAINTPARPSRGETSRLLKRGVFVDLLGLVFSSVGYQSLAGALFVQASMQAPGISIGAGMRSMENYPITSLEMLSVLSNTQVLFAHLIGLIFSLWLLQRIYRVK